Genomic segment of Xanthobacter dioxanivorans:
CCAGGTGGCGTAGTTGCCCGCCCCGTTGCAGAGGGTCGCTCCCTCGGGCAGCCGCGCGCGGATGTGCGCCATCACCTGCCCCATGTCCACGCCGGGCAGTTCGGGCGTGCGGACCGGCGGCGTGAGCCAGGCCAGATAGTCGGCGCGGGCCGCCTCGGCCCAGGCGGTCCAGCCGCAGGCTGCCGGCGGCACCAGCTGCCGGAGCGCTCCGGCGATGGAGATCATGCCGGAATTGATCATGAGGTCGGCCTGATAGACGCTGCCGAGCTCCTCGGCGCCCGGATGCACGTGCACCAGCCGCTGGGTCGGGCGCGGGGGCTGCACCAGCGTGTAGCCGCCGGTCGTGGCCTCGCCCAGGCGCGCACCGGCCACCAGCAGCAGGTCCGCCGCCTTCACCCGCGCGGCGAGGGCGGGATTGATCCCGACACCCACGTCTCCCGCATAGAGCGGGTGGCGGTTGTCGAACAAGCGCTGGCTGCGGAAGGACACCGTGACCGGAAGCCCGAACGCCTCGGCGAAGGCGCGGACGTCCTCGCTCGCATCCTCGGTCCATCCGCCGCCGCCGAGCATGAGCAGCGGGCGTTCGGCGGCGGCCAGGAGGCGGGCGAGCCCGTTCATCGCCGCCGCCGGCGGGGCGGCCTCCACCCGGCTGTAGCGGGCGATGGCCGGCGCCACCGCCGCCTGGGTGAGCATGTCCTCCGGCAGGGCGACGACCACCGGGCCGGGACGTCCCGAGGTCGCCGTCTGGAAGGCGCGGGCGACGAGTTCGGGAACCCGCGCGGGGTCCTCGATCTGCACCACCCACTTGGCGAGGGTGCCGAACATGGCGCGGTAGTCGATCTCCTGGAAGGCTTCGCGGCCGGAATGGCCGCGCGCCACCTGGCCGACGAAGAGGATCATCGGCGTCGAATCCTGGAACGCCGTATGCACGCCGGTGCTGGCGTGGGTGGCGCCCGGCCCGCGGGTGACGAAGCAGATGCCCGGCTCGCCCGTGAGCTTGCCATGGGCTTCGGCCATGTTCGCGGCCCCCGCCTCGTGGCGGCAGACCACGAGCTCCAGCTCGTCACGCACGTCGCCCAGGGCGTCGAGCACGGCGAGATAGCTCTCGCCGGGCACGCAGAAGGCGCGCGTCGTGCCGTGGGTGAGAAGGCTCTCCACCAGGATCTGCGCGCCGGTCTTCGCCTCTCCCGCGGATGCCGCGTGGAACGTCGCGCCGGCTTTGACTTCGTTCATCCCTCATCTCCTCCTGCATCAGCCCCCGCCGCCTCTGGCGGCGGCCGCCTGTCGGCCCCGCGTCAGGCGAATGCGCTGATGTTCGTGATGTTCTTGCCGATGATAAGGTGGTTGATCTGCGTCGTCCCGTCCGGGATCGTCAGCATCCGCGCATTGCGGAAATGGCGTTCCACCGGGAATTCCCTGGTCACGCCGAAGGCGCCATGGATCTGCAGTGCGTTGGAGGCGACCCGCTGCACGGCCTCGGTGGTGAACGACTTCGCCATCGCCGCCTCCATTTCGCACCGGCGCCCCGCGGCCATCAGCCAGAGGGCGCGATGGACGAGGAGCCGGGAGGCGTCGAGGTCGGTCGCCATCTGCGCCAGCAGGCTCTGGACGAGCTGATGCCCGGCGATGGGCTTGCCGAACTGGTGCCGCTCCAGCGCATAGGTCCGGGCGGCGTCGAACGCCGCCTGCCCGATCCCGAGGGCCAGCACGGAGACGAAGCAGCGCGACCGCTCGAACCCCTTCATCACCTCCTTCAGGCCCCGGCCGACCGTGCCGAGGACATTCTCCTCGCTCACCATCACGTCCTCGAGCACCACCTGGCAGAGCGGCCACCCGTTGAGGCCGAGCTTGGAGATCTCGTAGGTCTTGAAGTCGTGTTCCCTGCGATCGAGCAGGAACATGGTGAAGTCGTCCTCGCCGGTGCGCGCGAGCACGGTGACGATGTCGGCGATGGTGGCGTTGGAGGTCCACATCTTCTCGCCGTTGAGGCGAAAGTGGCGTCCCTCCCGCACCGCCTTGGTGCGCAGCTCGCGCACGTTGGAGCCGACCCCCGGCTCGCTGATGGCGGAGCAGCCGATGAGGTCCCCGGCGACAAGCCCGGGAAGGTAGCGGGCCTTGAGCTCCGGCGAGGCCGTCTCCTGGATCTTCAGGGCGGCGCCCTCGGTCACCCAGGCGATGCCGGCGAGGTCCGGCGCGACCCTGGCGAGGGTTTCGAACAGCAGGCCGCTCGACAGGAAATCGAGGCCGCAGCCGCCCTCCTCCGCCGGCACCCAGCCGTTGCCCACGCCGAACTCCATGACCTTCTTCAGCAAAGCGTGCGCGATCTCCTTGGGATAGGGCGCATCGCACAGGGGCTGGGTCAGCGGCTGGATGTCGCGCTCGACGAAACGGCGGAAGCTCTCCACCGCCAGCGCCTGTTCCTCCGTGGGGTCGAAATTCATCGTCAGGTCCATTTCGTGTTGGGCGCCGCAAGGGCCGCCGCCGATGCGTCCACCGCTGTGTTCAATCGACAAAGGCGCGTACGTTGACCGCCGCCGCGACCAGGGCCCCATGCTGGTTGACGCAGGTCACGTCGGCATAGACCCGGCGCCGGTCCGGATCGGTCCTGGAGATGGTGTAGGTGGTCGTGACGGTGTCGCCGAAGAAGACCGGCCCGACGAAGCGGATGCGGTCGTAGCCCAACGATACCGTGCGGCCGAGATAGAGCCGCGCGGAGGCCGCCGACATGAAGCCGACGGTCAGCGTGCCATGGGCGATGCGGCGGCCGAATTTGCCGCCGCTCATATAGACTTCGTCGATGTGGTTCGGCGAAAAGTCCCCGGTGATGCCGGCATAGGCGTAGACGTCGGACTCCGAAACCGTCTTGGTGAAGGTCGCGGACGCGCCAACCTCGAGATTTCCGTCGGCCGGCTGGTATTGCATGCCCATCATCGCTGCCTCCTCGGCGGCTGGAGATTTTCGCGTCTCATCGAATCGCGCGAATGCTCCAGGCCTTTGACTTAACGTGTTTTCTTCACGCACACCGGTCCTGCCTCCGCGCGACGACGCTTCAGCGCGCGAGCCAATCCCGCAGCACCTCCGCGCCATGCTCGCCGAGGCGCGGCGGCGCCTTCCAGTCCCGGGTGATGTCCACGGAGGAGAATTTCGCCGCGGGGCCGATGGTCGGCACTTGCGAGCCGTCCGCCCGGGGCACCGTCTGCAGCATGCCGCGCTCGATCACCTGGGGATGGCGGAACACCGCGGCGACGTCGTTCACCGGAGCGCACGGGACGCCGGCCGCGTCCAGGGCGGCTACCAGCTCCTCCACCTTCCACTGCGCCACGACCTCGTCGAGGATGCGGTAGAGCGCGGCGCGGTTGGTGACACGATCGCGCAGGGTGCGGAAGCGGGGGTCCACGGCCAGGTCCTCGCGCTTCAGCACCCGGACGAAGCCTTCGTAGAGGTGCTGCGCGCCGGCGCCGACGACGATCCAGCCATCCGCCGCCGCGAACGCCTTGTAGGGCACATTGTTCGGGTGCTCCGAGCCCCATTTGGGCCGGAGCGTGCCCATGGTGAGATATTCGACGCCGGCATCGACCAGAAAGCTCACCATGCCTTCGAGCAGGCTGGTCTCGATCTTCTGGCCGCGCCCGGTCCGCTCGCGGGCATAGAGCGCGGTGGTGATGGCGCCCATGGCATATTGCCCGCAGATCAGGTCGAAAGCGGAGGTGCCGAGCTTGATCGGCGTGCCTTCGGCCTCGCCGGTGAGGCTCATGTAGCCGCCTTCCGCCTGGATGGTGAGGTCGAAGGCGCCCTTGTCCCGCAGCGGACCGGTGGCCCCCATGCCCGACATGGCCGCATAGATCACGCCGGGATTTTCGGCGCAGACGCTCTCATAGCCCACCCCCAGCCGGCCCATCACGTCGGGACGGAAATTCTCGACGATGACATCGGCCTTCAGGGCGAGGGCCCGGGCGGTGGCCTTGTCGTCCTCGCGCTTCATGTCGAGGACGATGGAGCGCTTGTTCCGGTTCACCGCCAGGTAGCTCATGCTCTCCCCTTCGAAAAAGGGCGGGCCCTGAGCACGGATCGGATCGCCTTCCGGTGCCTCGATCTTGACGACATCCGCCCCGAGATCGCCCAGCAGCATGGTGCAGAACGGCCCCGCGAACATCCGCGTGAAATCCAAGACCCTAATTCCGCTCAGCGGCTTCTCAAGCATTTCGGTTCCCGGCGAAAAGTGTGGTGGCGTTAGGGCGGCGCGTCAGTGAATGGGAATGTCCTCGGCCGTGATATCCCCGGCCGTGATATCCCCGGCTCCGTCACGCGCAAAGCCGATGTGGCGGAGCCAGTTCGTGTCGTCCTGGGCGGGATGGTCCCGCCGCTGGTGGGCGCCCCTGCTTTCCGTTCGCAGCAGCGCGGCGGTGGCGATCACCAGCGCGACGGACGCCACCTCCCGGGCCTCGAACGATGCCAGCGCCTCGCCCCAGCTCCCGGCGCCGCCGGATCGGTCGAGCCCGTCCATGATGGCCCGGATCTGCGCGATGCCCGCCTCAAGCCCGGCGCGGTCGCGCCAGAGGCCCACGTGACGCACCATGATGCGGCGGAGGTCGTCTTTCAATTCCGACGACGGTCGCCCCCTGCTGCCGCCCATGCGGGCTTCGAAGGGGCGCAACGCATCCGCAAGGATGCGCGGCCAGTCGCGTCCCCCGATCCCCAGCATGCCGGCGGCCGCCCCCTTCCCCGCGAGGGCGCCGAACACCACCGTGTCGCTGCACCCGTTGCCGGCGATGCGGCTCGCGCCGTGGACGCCGCCGGCCGCCTCGCCCCCGGCATAGAGGCCGGGGACGCCCGTCCATCCGTCCGCATCGATGAACAGGCCGCCCATCTGGCTGTGCGCGGCCGGCCGCACGTGCGGACCCCGGTCGCGCGGCTCGAGGCCGGCGGAACGCAGGCGCCGGCAGTGGGAGACATAGCCTTCCAGCAGCTCGTGCGGCACATGGGTGGTGTCGAACACCACCGAGCCGTCGGGCAGGCCGGCCCCGGCGTCGATCTCGCTCTGGATGAACAAGGCCAGCCGCGCCTTCTCGATGCCCACCTCGGCGGGCCCCGGATTGTGCCGCATCATGAAGCGGTCTCCCCGGCCGTTGATGAGCTGCGCCCCCTCCGCCAGCATGGCGGTCGGCATTTCCATGCCCCGGCATTCCGGCGGCCACACGGTGACCACCGGCTCGAACTGCACGAACTCCATGTCCACCAGCCGCGCCCCGGCGCGCAGCCCGAGCCCGTATGAATTGGAAAGGACGTCGGCGGGATAGGTGCTGTCGTCGTACAGCCGGCCGATGCCGCCGCTGGCGAGCACCACCGAGCGCGCGCGGATGCAGGCCAGCCGATCCCCGTGACGGCGCCAGGCCAGGGCGCCGACCACTTCGCCGTCGTCCTCCAGCAGCGTCACGGCCTTCCACCCGGCCAGGAGCCGGATGCCCAGGGCGCGCACCCGCCCGGCGAGGGAATTGAGGATCGCGAGGCCGACGCCTTCCGGCACGAAGACCGACCGCGGAAACGAATTGCCCGAGAGGCGGCGCTGCCGCACGCGGGCGCCCTCGGCGGCAAACGGAACCCCAAGCTGCGCCAGCTCCCAATACGCCTCGCCCATGTTGCGGCACAGCGCCTCCACCAGGCGGCGGTCATTGAGCCCGTACCCGCCTCGAACCATGTCTTCGAAATAGGCGGCGGGATTGTCGCGGCTGTCGGCGTGGCCGATGGGGGCGTTGCAGCCGATCACGTAAGGGGAGGCGCCGCGGGCCAGATAGACCATGAGCACGGATGCGCCAGCGTCATGCGCGGCGATCGCGGCGCGGTGACCGGCAATGCCACCGCCGACGACGAGAACGTCGGTTTCAAGGATCTCGACTTCAGCCACGTTCAACGCCCTCGTCGGCACCGGACGGCTCATGATCTGGCATCATGATGTCCCGCTGCCGCCTTGTGTCGCTTCCATCCGCGAGAGCCGAGCGCTTCTTTGATTATCCAGCGGTCGCCATGGCTTTCACGGTAGTCCCGAAGCGATCCATAGGGCGCCGGGGCGCGCGTGACAAACGATAGAATGTCGTGAGATCATGACTTAATTTCATGAGGTTCGCATGAGCTGGCACCTGCCTTCCATTGCTGCGCTGCGCACGTTCGAAGCTGCGGCGCGGCATCTGAGCTTCACCCGGGCGGCGGAGGAGATGCACCTCACGCAAAGCGCGGTGAGCCGGCAGATCCGCACCCTCGAAGACTTCCTCGGCGTGCCGCTCTTCCGCCGCATCCAGCAGCGCCTCGTCCTCACCCCGGCGGGAAGCGCCTACCTGGCGGACATCCGCCAGCCGCTGGAGGGGCTGCAGGCGGCGACCCTCAAGATGCTGACAGAGCAGGCGGGCGGCGTCCTCAACGTGGCGACGCTCGCCGCGTTCGGCACCAAATGGCTGATCCCGCGCCTGGGCCGGTTTCACAAGCTTCACCCGAACGTTCTTCTGAACCTGGTGACGCGCTCCGGCGAGGCTGATCTGTATAACGACCAGTTCGACCTCGGAGTTTACTACGGGGATGGCAATTGGAAGGGGATAAAATCCCTGCGGATTTCAAAGGAGGACCTGGTTCTGGTGGCGGCCCCTGGCTATCGCCCCAAGGGCCGGAAGCTCACATCTCCATCCGATGTCGCCAGCGGCATCCTGCTCCAGCAATCGAAGCGGCCGAACATCTGGCGCGACTGGTTCGAGCAGGCCGGAATTTCCAATGCGAACCCCTGGGCGGGGCCGCGCTTCGAGCACTTCTACATGGTCATCCAGGCCGTCATCGCCGGCCTCGGCAGCGCTCTTCTGCCGGAAATCCTGATCGAGGACGAACTGAAGAGCGGGCGGCTCATCATGCCGTTTTCCACGCGCATCGAGACCCACGAAGCCTATTACCTTGTCTTTCCCGATCGGGGCATCGGCCGGGACAGCGCGGACCTGTTCAAGGGATGGATCCTTGGTGAATTGCAATCCGGCTGAGGCCGGAATCATCGGCCGGTGCCGCCGTCACATCTCCGCACATCCGCCGGCCGGCGCGGGGAATGGCGCGGATGGCGCCGTCCACGTGCGCGCCGAACTTCATCCCCGCGTCGTAGCGGTTGAACAGGGGCGGAAGGACGTGGAGCGGCATGGCCGCCGAGTTGAAGGTGGGATTGCGGCCGAGCGCGTGCAGGATGATGTCGCCGAGTTCCAGCGCTTCCGGCGAATCCACCGGGATCTGGAGGTTGAACTTCGATTGCGCGGCCTGCTCGCCGGCGGTCACCCGCCCGTCGACCTAGGATGATGATTCCAGTACGCGGCGGCAACGCGCGACCTCCGCGTCGCTCAGCAAGTTCGGAATTTCAACGAGCATGCGACATCCGTTCCATGGGAACCGCCGGCACAGCCGGCAAAGGCGCGAGACGCTTCAGAAGGTGGCGCAGACGGTCAGCGTGAAGGTGCGGCCCGGCGCCGGAATGGCGCGGTTGCCGAAGCCGGAGCTGTAGTTGAGCGCGTCGGTCAGGTTGTAGCCGTTGAGCGCGACGCGGTAGTTGTCGTGCTTGTAGGATACCAGCGCATCCAGCGAAAAGGTGTTCGGGATGATCGCCGTGTTGGCGCTATCGGTGAAATAGGTGTCGGCATAGGTGATGCCGCCGCCGAGGAGGAGCTGGCCGGCCAAGGCCTTGATCAGGCCGCCCTTGATCAGGTCGTAGGTGGTCCAGAGCGTGAAGGTGTTCGGCGAGACGAAGGCCACCTGGTTGCCCGCCGGCGACGCGCGTAGGCCGGCACGGACAGACTCGCGGCGGAGGGCGCAGCAGTTGCCGCCTCCCCCGCCCCATGCGCCGGCGGCAGGCGGGCGCTTCAGTCCCGCGCCAGGGCCGTCACCGGATCGAGCCGCGAGGCGTTGCGCGCCGGCAGGTAGCCGAACCCGACGCCGATCCGGCTCGAGCAGAGCACCGCCGCGACGATCGAGGTCGCCGAATAGACGAGCGTGAAGTTCGACCCCGCATAGGCGAAGGCCACCCCGAAGGCGAGGGCGATGCCCGCCACCCCGCCGACGAGGCACACGAGCGCCGCCTCGATCAGGAACTGGTTGAGGATATCGCTGCGCCGCGCCCCCACCGCCATGCGTACGCCGATCTCCCCCACCCGCTCGGACACCGACACCAGCATGATGTTCATCACCCCGATCCCGCCCACGATGAGGGAAATGACCGCGATGGCTGCGATCAGCACCGTCATGGTCTCGGTGGTGGCGGTGATGGTGTTGCGGATGTCGTCGGTATTGATGATGAAAAAGTCCTTCGTGCCGTGGCGCTGGGTGAGGAAGCGCGTCACTGCTGCTCGGCCACGTCCATGGGCGCGTCGTCCGCCACCTTCACGGTGATGGAGCGCAGCGAGCTGCTGCCTACGAAGCGCGTCTGCACGGTGGTGTACGGCAGGTAGATCGACAGGTTCTGGCTGGAGCCGAAACCGGACTGCTGTGGCGCGACGACCCCGACCTCGCGGGCTAACACGTCGCCCACCAGGATCACCTGGCATGGCCTCGCCGGTCACCACCTTCTCGCCGTCCTCAAGGCCCGAGCGGATCTCGGCGGTGATCTTGTCGTTGAGGCCGACCTCGATGCGTCGGTCCACGGTCCCGTCGGGCTTGAGGACGCGGACGTGATAGCCCTTTCCTGCGCGCACCAGTGCCGTGGCGGGAACGGTGAGCACGCCGGCCGCGCGCCCGAGCACGATGTGCACCTCCGCGGTCATGTCGGTCCTGAGCCGCCCTTTCGGGTTCGGCACGTCGAACACGCCGATATAATAGACGGCGGAGGACGTGGAGCTCGACGCCGACGAGGAGGAGGTCGTCGAGGTTGCGAAGCTGCTGTCGTTCTTGATGGATTCCGGCGCCGGTTCGATGAATGCGAGCCTCGCCTTGTGCCGCTCCTCCGGCGCGCCCACCACGGTGAACCACAGGGGCATGCCCGGCGCGACCTTCACGATGTCGGCCTCCGAGATCTCGGCGCGCACCGTCATCACGTCGAGCTGGCCGAGGATGACGATGGTGGGCGCCGACTGGGAGGCGTTCACCGTCTGGCCCTCCTGGGCCACGAGGGCGAGCACCGTGCCGTCGATGGGGGCGGTGATGCGGGTATAGCCGAGAACGGCCCGGGCGGTGTCCACCACGATCTGTGCCGCGACGATCTGCGCCTCCAGGGCGGCGAGCTGGGCGCGGGTCACCTTCACGGCCGCGTCGGCGACCTCGAAATCCGCCTGCGAGACGGCCTTCTGCGACACCATGGTCCGCTGGCGCGCGAGCGTCTGCTCGTTGAGCACCAGGGTCGCCTGCTTTTCCTCCCGTTGGGCGCGCATGTTGGCGAGGGAGGCTTCCGACGTGCGCGGCGCGTTCTCCTGGGTGACCGCGTCGATCTGCGCGATGAGGTCGCCCTTCCCGACCGTCCGCTATGGCCGGAGCGCACGCGTCTCGGCCCTGCGATCGTCGCCCGGCACGGTCACGATCCGGGTGGAGGATGCCGGGCCGGGACTGCCGGAGGATCTGCTCGATGAAGCCTTCAAGCCCTTCGTGCGCCTGGAGCCGTCGCGCAGCAACGAGACCGGTGGCATGGGGCTCGGCCTCGCCATCGCCCGCAGCATCGTCAAGGCGCACGGCGGCGAGCTGACGCTGGCGAACCATCCCGCGGGCGGCCTGAAGGCCGAGATCGTTCTGCCCACCGCACGATCGATGCCGGGCGGACAGGGAGCGACATAGCCCGCTCCCGCATGGCGCAGGGGGCCGCGTGGGGCCGCCCGGTCCGGCCGCCGCATGGGACGGGCAATTACTTGCTTTCCTGTCCCTGCCGGCTGCCCTCCAATCATCCCGTTGACGACATCAGGGCCGTCCCATCGGATGGACGGCGGACGTCGGCCTCCTCTCACCGGACAGGAATGACCATGCCCCGTCTTAAAAGCTCTGCCCTCCTGATCGCGGCGCTTCTGGCGATGTGCCCCGCCGCCGCTTCGGCGGAGCTTCTCAAGACGCGGCTCGCGCAGAACCTGTCGCCGATTTCCGGCATCACCATCATCGCCAAGGCGAAGGGCTTCTTCGAGAAGGCGGGGCTCGACGTGACGGTCAGCAACTTCACCAGCGGCAAGCAGGCGCTGGACACGGTGATCGGTGGAGGCGCCGACATCGCGACCACCGCCGAGGCCCCGGTCACGGCGGCAGCCATGGCCGGTCAGCCGATCGCCTTCGTCGCGGGCATGGAATATTCGGACGTCAAGACGCTGGCCCGCGCCGGCGCCGGCATCAAGTCGGCGGCCGACCTGAAGGGGAAGAAGATCGCCTTCACGGCGGGCACCGGAAGCGAAGTCTACACCACCGAGCTCCTCAAGACGGCGGGCCTCACCACCAGGGACGTCACGCTCGTCAACCTCAAGCCGCAGGAAATGCTGCCCGCCCTCGCCGCCGGCAGCATCGACGGCTTCAACACCTGGGAGCCGCACATTTCCAACGCCCGCAAGGCGCTGGGCGCCGATGTCCAGGTGCTCGACACCAAAGGCGTCTACTCCGAGACCTTCAACATCGTCGTCATGCAGGACTACCTGAAGGCCCATCCGCAGATCATCGAGAAATTCCTCGCCGCCATGCTCGAATCCGAGGCCTGGATGAAGGCCAATCCGGATGAGGCGGTGAGCGTCATCGCCCAGGCGGCGGGCATGAAGCCGGAGGACCTCAAGGCGTTGTGGAACGACTATGTGTTTCACGTCGCCATCGGCGCCAAGCAGGTGCGGGCCCTCAAGACGCACGCCCAGTGGCGCCTCGACACCAAGAACCATCCTCCGGGCGTCACCGGCGTGCCCGACTTCGCCGTGCTGATCTTCCCCGATCCGCTGCGCAAGCTCGACCCGACCCGCGTCGACTACAAGCTCGATTGAGGACGGGCGCCGTGGCCGACATCCCAACCTCAGGCCCCGTGCCTGTGCTCGATGCAAGGCGCATCGCCACCGCTGCCTCCCGGCGGCGACGGAACGCGGCGCTGAGCCGCAGGATCAACATCCTCGTCGGGCTGCTTTCGATCCCGCTGTTCCTGCTCGTCTGGCAACTCGTGGCGCAGGCGAAGATCGTCAACGCCATCCTGTTCCCGCCGCCGACGGAAGTCGCGCGGGCAGCGGTGGAATGGATCGCGAGCGGTGAGTTTGTGTCGGATCTTTCGGCGAGCCTGAGGCGCGTCACCATCGGCTACGTGGTCGGCGCGGCCCTGGGCGTCGGCCTCGGCCTTCTCACCGGGCGCTCGGCCTTCTTTTCCGGCCTGTTCGGCCCCATCTTCCAGATTCTGCGGCCGATCCCGCCCATCGCCTTCGTGCCCATCGTCATCCTGTGGTTCGGCCTGAGCGAGGGCGGCAAGATCTTCCTCATCGTCTGGGGCGTCTTCTTCACCGTCTGGCTGTCGACGCATCTCGGCGTGCAGAAGGCGGACCAGGGCCTGGTCCGCGCCGCCCAGATGCTGGGGACACCGCGGCGGCGCCTCGTCGGCGAGGTCGTGCTGCTGAGCGCTTTGCCTTTCATCGTCGTCGGCCTGAGGACGGCGGTGGGCATCTCCTTCTACACCCTCGTCGCCGCCGAGCTCGCCGGTGCCTTCGCCGGCGTGTTCTACCGGATCCAGCTCGCCCAGCAGAACATGCAGACGGGCCAGGTGTTTGCCGGCCTGCTGGCGCTCGGCCTGATTTCCTTCGTCGCCGACCGCGGCTTCGCGGCCCTGGCACAGCGTCTGGTATGGTGGCGATGAGCCTGCTTCAGTTCGCCCGCAAGATGGCCCCGGCGCAGCCGGGCCCCGCGCCACTGGCCCGGCGCGCCGAGATCGAGATCGAGGTCCGCGACGTCACCATCGCCTTCGAGCGCGACGGCGGGCAGTTCGTGCCCGCCGTGGATCGCGTGTCGTTCGACGTGCGCCGCGGCGAGTTCATCTGCCTCCTCGGGCCATCCGGGTGCGGGAAGTCCACGATCCTGAATAGCGTGGCGGGGTTCGAGCACCCCTTCGCCGGCGAGGTGCGCGTCGCCGGGCGGGATGTGACGGGGCCGGGGCCGGATCGCGGCGTCGTCTTCCAGCAGCCCTGCCTGTTTCCCTGGAAGTCGGTGCGGGCCAACGTGGCCCACGGCCCGCGCATGGCCGGCAAGTCGCGCGCAGAGGCTGGCGCCATCGCCGACACGCTCATCGAGATGATCGGCCTGACCCGCTTCGCCTCCGCCCTCCCGCACACGCTGTCCGGCGGCATGCAGCAGCGTGTGGCCATCGCCCGGGCGATGGCGAACAAGCCGAACATCCTCCTCATGGACGAGCCCTTCGGCGCGCTCGATGCGCAGACCCGCTCCATC
This window contains:
- a CDS encoding FAD-binding protein, which codes for MAEVEILETDVLVVGGGIAGHRAAIAAHDAGASVLMVYLARGASPYVIGCNAPIGHADSRDNPAAYFEDMVRGGYGLNDRRLVEALCRNMGEAYWELAQLGVPFAAEGARVRQRRLSGNSFPRSVFVPEGVGLAILNSLAGRVRALGIRLLAGWKAVTLLEDDGEVVGALAWRRHGDRLACIRARSVVLASGGIGRLYDDSTYPADVLSNSYGLGLRAGARLVDMEFVQFEPVVTVWPPECRGMEMPTAMLAEGAQLINGRGDRFMMRHNPGPAEVGIEKARLALFIQSEIDAGAGLPDGSVVFDTTHVPHELLEGYVSHCRRLRSAGLEPRDRGPHVRPAAHSQMGGLFIDADGWTGVPGLYAGGEAAGGVHGASRIAGNGCSDTVVFGALAGKGAAAGMLGIGGRDWPRILADALRPFEARMGGSRGRPSSELKDDLRRIMVRHVGLWRDRAGLEAGIAQIRAIMDGLDRSGGAGSWGEALASFEAREVASVALVIATAALLRTESRGAHQRRDHPAQDDTNWLRHIGFARDGAGDITAGDITAEDIPIH
- a CDS encoding thiamine pyrophosphate-binding protein, translated to MNEVKAGATFHAASAGEAKTGAQILVESLLTHGTTRAFCVPGESYLAVLDALGDVRDELELVVCRHEAGAANMAEAHGKLTGEPGICFVTRGPGATHASTGVHTAFQDSTPMILFVGQVARGHSGREAFQEIDYRAMFGTLAKWVVQIEDPARVPELVARAFQTATSGRPGPVVVALPEDMLTQAAVAPAIARYSRVEAAPPAAAMNGLARLLAAAERPLLMLGGGGWTEDASEDVRAFAEAFGLPVTVSFRSQRLFDNRHPLYAGDVGVGINPALAARVKAADLLLVAGARLGEATTGGYTLVQPPRPTQRLVHVHPGAEELGSVYQADLMINSGMISIAGALRQLVPPAACGWTAWAEAARADYLAWLTPPVRTPELPGVDMGQVMAHIRARLPEGATLCNGAGNYATWVQRFYPFPDFLSQLAPTSGAMGYGLPAAIAAALQYPGRRVIAFGGDGCFLMSAHELATAARYGLPIISIVVNNGAYGTIRMHQEMRYPGRVHGTDLANPDFVALGRAYGATAERVERTEDFAAAFERALACEGPSLIEVVTDIAAITPQKSLDALRGTKTEPRP
- a CDS encoding ABC transporter substrate-binding protein, which encodes MPRLKSSALLIAALLAMCPAAASAELLKTRLAQNLSPISGITIIAKAKGFFEKAGLDVTVSNFTSGKQALDTVIGGGADIATTAEAPVTAAAMAGQPIAFVAGMEYSDVKTLARAGAGIKSAADLKGKKIAFTAGTGSEVYTTELLKTAGLTTRDVTLVNLKPQEMLPALAAGSIDGFNTWEPHISNARKALGADVQVLDTKGVYSETFNIVVMQDYLKAHPQIIEKFLAAMLESEAWMKANPDEAVSVIAQAAGMKPEDLKALWNDYVFHVAIGAKQVRALKTHAQWRLDTKNHPPGVTGVPDFAVLIFPDPLRKLDPTRVDYKLD
- a CDS encoding TonB-dependent receptor domain-containing protein, producing the protein MAFVSPNTFTLWTTYDLIKGGLIKALAGQLLLGGGITYADTYFTDSANTAIIPNTFSLDALVSYKHDNYRVALNGYNLTDALNYSSGFGNRAIPAPGRTFTLTVCATF
- a CDS encoding acyl-CoA dehydrogenase family protein, whose protein sequence is MNFDPTEEQALAVESFRRFVERDIQPLTQPLCDAPYPKEIAHALLKKVMEFGVGNGWVPAEEGGCGLDFLSSGLLFETLARVAPDLAGIAWVTEGAALKIQETASPELKARYLPGLVAGDLIGCSAISEPGVGSNVRELRTKAVREGRHFRLNGEKMWTSNATIADIVTVLARTGEDDFTMFLLDRREHDFKTYEISKLGLNGWPLCQVVLEDVMVSEENVLGTVGRGLKEVMKGFERSRCFVSVLALGIGQAAFDAARTYALERHQFGKPIAGHQLVQSLLAQMATDLDASRLLVHRALWLMAAGRRCEMEAAMAKSFTTEAVQRVASNALQIHGAFGVTREFPVERHFRNARMLTIPDGTTQINHLIIGKNITNISAFA
- a CDS encoding 2OG-Fe(II) oxygenase family protein, with amino-acid sequence MTAGEQAAQSKFNLQIPVDSPEALELGDIILHALGRNPTFNSAAMPLHVLPPLFNRYDAGMKFGAHVDGAIRAIPRAGRRMCGDVTAAPADDSGLSRIAIHQGSIP
- a CDS encoding MaoC family dehydratase; its protein translation is MMGMQYQPADGNLEVGASATFTKTVSESDVYAYAGITGDFSPNHIDEVYMSGGKFGRRIAHGTLTVGFMSAASARLYLGRTVSLGYDRIRFVGPVFFGDTVTTTYTISRTDPDRRRVYADVTCVNQHGALVAAAVNVRAFVD
- a CDS encoding sensor histidine kinase is translated as MRSPFPTVRYGRSARVSALRSSPGTVTIRVEDAGPGLPEDLLDEAFKPFVRLEPSRSNETGGMGLGLAIARSIVKAHGGELTLANHPAGGLKAEIVLPTARSMPGGQGAT
- the gcvA gene encoding transcriptional regulator GcvA; translation: MSWHLPSIAALRTFEAAARHLSFTRAAEEMHLTQSAVSRQIRTLEDFLGVPLFRRIQQRLVLTPAGSAYLADIRQPLEGLQAATLKMLTEQAGGVLNVATLAAFGTKWLIPRLGRFHKLHPNVLLNLVTRSGEADLYNDQFDLGVYYGDGNWKGIKSLRISKEDLVLVAAPGYRPKGRKLTSPSDVASGILLQQSKRPNIWRDWFEQAGISNANPWAGPRFEHFYMVIQAVIAGLGSALLPEILIEDELKSGRLIMPFSTRIETHEAYYLVFPDRGIGRDSADLFKGWILGELQSG
- a CDS encoding CaiB/BaiF CoA transferase family protein — encoded protein: MDFTRMFAGPFCTMLLGDLGADVVKIEAPEGDPIRAQGPPFFEGESMSYLAVNRNKRSIVLDMKREDDKATARALALKADVIVENFRPDVMGRLGVGYESVCAENPGVIYAAMSGMGATGPLRDKGAFDLTIQAEGGYMSLTGEAEGTPIKLGTSAFDLICGQYAMGAITTALYARERTGRGQKIETSLLEGMVSFLVDAGVEYLTMGTLRPKWGSEHPNNVPYKAFAAADGWIVVGAGAQHLYEGFVRVLKREDLAVDPRFRTLRDRVTNRAALYRILDEVVAQWKVEELVAALDAAGVPCAPVNDVAAVFRHPQVIERGMLQTVPRADGSQVPTIGPAAKFSSVDITRDWKAPPRLGEHGAEVLRDWLAR